The following are encoded in a window of Solibacillus sp. FSL R7-0668 genomic DNA:
- the map gene encoding type I methionyl aminopeptidase, with protein sequence MIVTTQEEIQAFKKIGRICAEIREAMKAATVPGVTTKELDEIAGRMFAEAGAISGPKGEYDFPGYTCISVNHEVAHGIPSNKVIQEGDLVNIDVSGSLNGYFADTGISFVVGEGFEEKEKLCAVAKSAFDRAMTKVKAGSKLNQIGKAVEREAYANGLTVILNLTGHGLGKSLHDAPNHVLNYYDPTDGQLMKEGMVLAVEPFISAKAEHIVESGDGWTFITPDKSLVAQIEHSIIVTKGEPIILTSLED encoded by the coding sequence ATGATTGTTACAACTCAAGAGGAAATTCAAGCGTTTAAAAAAATCGGACGTATTTGTGCTGAAATTCGTGAAGCGATGAAAGCTGCAACAGTGCCAGGAGTTACGACGAAAGAATTAGATGAAATTGCTGGCCGTATGTTTGCAGAGGCAGGCGCTATTTCAGGTCCAAAAGGTGAATATGATTTTCCTGGATATACGTGTATATCAGTCAATCACGAAGTTGCACATGGTATTCCAAGTAATAAGGTAATCCAAGAAGGGGATCTGGTCAATATCGACGTATCTGGTTCATTAAATGGCTATTTCGCAGATACAGGAATTTCCTTTGTAGTAGGTGAAGGCTTTGAAGAGAAAGAAAAGCTTTGTGCGGTAGCTAAATCTGCTTTTGACCGTGCAATGACAAAAGTAAAAGCTGGTTCAAAGTTAAATCAAATCGGTAAAGCGGTTGAGCGTGAAGCCTATGCAAATGGCTTAACAGTCATTTTGAACTTAACGGGTCATGGCTTAGGTAAATCTTTACACGACGCACCAAACCATGTGTTAAATTATTATGATCCAACTGATGGTCAACTAATGAAGGAAGGTATGGTATTGGCAGTAGAACCGTTTATTTCTGCAAAAGCCGAACATATCGTAGAATCAGGGGATGGCTGGACTTTTATCACACCAGATAAATCATTAGTAGCTCAAATTGAACATTCGATTATCGTAACAAAAGGTGAGCCCATTATTTTAACTTCTTTGGAAGACTAG
- a CDS encoding SMC family ATPase, whose protein sequence is MKPLKLTMTAFGPYKDKEIIDFTQLHEHGIFVVSGSTGAGKTTIFDAITFALYDAGSGEDRDKSLFLRSDFADSTVDTEVELEFEVRGRMYRIWRKFGHDGERAKREFYDITGGQMTPAVEKFQVKLVQAKVEELIGLTQSQFNQIVMLPQGEFQKLLTSESKHKEEIFRKIFKTERFTKMVELLRDKKKQAEKLYEQAQMEQEHTIQEIKTRLPERESALFAAIQQDAINMYQIKQGLLEEQGFYEQQSTELLQQYNQANKLATTLNLQFSEQKLINERIERYRQRQTELLHLQQQKNEMATQEQRLQLAQKANQIEPLERELSKLKAQLQAETAAVEKANLEAEQAKQQLIKATNAYETVQKDESLLDKYTKNITQLEQLIPVYETIDIQRNQVEQLKAQQLKAQTLYENLQIELVELKQQQQLQQQVVTELEQAIAQYESIFEAHATAARNVELVKESAKLRMNVERLKADTLSKQQQATDADQALQAVEQQIRSNQAAFLAASLQHGDSCPVCGSTEHPAIHNRELLHVDDKQLEQLRQQANTARQSFYQVQSKLEIEQQLFAEKHSQLQQQQLQLEALTQYEEQLQRLAAQLADLRGRQQRLTTERTQQEQLNEKREVIQGRLEKGQTYVQEVQTQLAQEKGKLEQSELSLLPQFTMVTDVQAALSNERQQHQILKNELKRAFDTLQQAQLQQNSSEVNQLHAVNHLSVKQQEHEYAQQVFTTALQKEGFSLESYQQALLTEQVQLQIRQLLEAYRQQLHTLTVQIAEDQEQLEGKQLADLTELQQQITTLNNEQDERYATMKQAESYATQCQTTLQKLEQSAHHLESYQVKLQQMEHVYDLVRGQNEAKISFERFAQIGYLEKVTHAANERLRILSNGQYFLKSTGRKEGNAQSGLSIDVYDSNTGQTRDVKTLSGGEKFNASLSLALGMADVIQSVQGSVHIDTMFIDEGFGTLDEEALRRAIDILIDLQQTGRLIGIISHVAELKAAMPAILHVKKLKEGHSTTEIIVK, encoded by the coding sequence TTGAAGCCATTAAAATTAACGATGACGGCATTTGGTCCGTATAAAGACAAAGAAATCATTGATTTTACACAGCTACATGAACACGGGATTTTTGTCGTTTCAGGGTCAACAGGTGCGGGGAAGACAACAATCTTTGATGCGATTACATTTGCGCTCTATGATGCAGGTAGCGGTGAGGATCGGGACAAGTCTTTATTTTTGCGAAGTGATTTTGCAGATAGCACAGTGGATACTGAGGTAGAGCTAGAGTTTGAGGTGCGCGGTCGTATGTACCGTATTTGGCGTAAGTTTGGCCATGATGGTGAAAGGGCAAAGCGTGAATTTTATGATATTACAGGCGGTCAAATGACACCAGCCGTAGAAAAATTCCAAGTAAAGCTTGTGCAAGCAAAGGTGGAGGAATTGATTGGTTTAACGCAATCACAGTTTAACCAAATTGTGATGCTGCCTCAAGGTGAGTTCCAAAAGCTTTTGACATCGGAGTCGAAGCATAAAGAAGAAATCTTCCGTAAAATTTTCAAAACCGAGCGTTTTACAAAAATGGTCGAGCTACTGCGTGATAAAAAGAAACAGGCAGAAAAATTGTACGAGCAAGCCCAAATGGAGCAGGAGCATACCATTCAAGAAATAAAAACACGCTTACCTGAACGTGAATCCGCGTTATTTGCCGCAATTCAACAGGATGCTATAAATATGTATCAAATAAAACAGGGGCTTTTAGAAGAACAAGGCTTTTATGAGCAACAATCAACCGAGCTTTTACAGCAATATAATCAGGCCAATAAACTTGCAACAACGCTCAATTTGCAGTTCAGTGAGCAAAAGCTTATTAACGAACGAATCGAACGCTATCGACAGCGTCAAACCGAGCTTTTACATTTACAGCAACAGAAAAATGAAATGGCAACACAGGAACAGCGATTACAGCTTGCCCAAAAAGCGAATCAAATTGAGCCGTTAGAGCGCGAATTATCCAAGCTAAAAGCACAACTTCAGGCTGAGACAGCAGCAGTAGAAAAGGCTAATTTAGAGGCCGAACAAGCCAAGCAGCAGCTCATTAAAGCAACCAATGCCTACGAAACCGTGCAAAAAGATGAGTCATTATTAGACAAGTATACGAAAAATATTACACAGCTTGAGCAGTTAATTCCGGTTTATGAAACAATTGATATACAGCGTAACCAGGTCGAGCAGCTAAAGGCACAACAGCTTAAAGCACAAACATTATATGAAAATTTACAGATTGAATTAGTCGAATTAAAGCAGCAGCAACAATTGCAACAACAGGTAGTAACCGAACTTGAGCAGGCAATCGCACAGTATGAATCAATATTTGAAGCACACGCCACAGCTGCCCGTAATGTCGAGCTCGTAAAAGAATCCGCAAAGCTGCGCATGAATGTGGAGAGGTTAAAGGCAGATACATTGTCTAAGCAGCAACAAGCAACAGATGCCGATCAAGCCTTACAAGCAGTGGAGCAACAAATTCGCAGCAATCAGGCCGCCTTTTTAGCCGCTTCATTGCAGCATGGGGATTCTTGTCCAGTATGTGGTAGCACCGAACACCCGGCAATCCATAATCGTGAGCTGCTTCATGTGGATGACAAGCAGCTGGAGCAATTGCGGCAGCAAGCGAATACCGCCCGTCAAAGCTTTTATCAAGTTCAGTCCAAGCTTGAAATCGAGCAGCAACTATTTGCTGAAAAGCACAGTCAACTACAGCAGCAACAATTGCAGCTAGAGGCATTAACACAGTATGAAGAGCAGCTACAACGATTAGCAGCGCAACTAGCCGATTTACGAGGAAGGCAACAGCGATTAACAACTGAGCGTACCCAGCAAGAACAACTCAATGAAAAGCGTGAAGTAATCCAAGGGCGTCTTGAAAAAGGCCAGACATATGTTCAAGAAGTCCAGACACAGCTCGCGCAGGAAAAGGGGAAGCTGGAGCAAAGTGAGCTATCCTTGCTACCGCAATTTACCATGGTCACTGACGTTCAAGCAGCCTTATCCAATGAGCGCCAGCAGCATCAAATATTAAAGAATGAATTAAAGCGAGCGTTCGATACATTGCAACAGGCACAATTACAGCAAAACTCCAGTGAAGTCAATCAGCTGCATGCGGTGAATCATTTATCGGTGAAGCAGCAGGAACATGAATACGCGCAACAGGTCTTTACAACAGCACTACAAAAGGAAGGCTTTTCATTAGAAAGCTATCAGCAGGCCTTGTTAACGGAACAAGTTCAGCTTCAAATTCGCCAATTGCTTGAAGCGTACAGGCAACAGCTGCATACATTAACGGTACAAATTGCTGAGGATCAGGAGCAGCTTGAAGGGAAGCAGCTCGCTGATTTAACAGAGCTACAGCAGCAAATTACAACATTGAATAACGAACAAGATGAGCGCTATGCAACGATGAAACAAGCAGAATCCTATGCAACACAATGCCAAACAACATTACAAAAGCTTGAACAATCCGCACACCATCTTGAAAGCTATCAAGTAAAATTACAGCAAATGGAGCATGTTTATGATCTAGTGCGTGGTCAAAATGAAGCAAAGATTAGCTTTGAGCGCTTTGCTCAGATTGGTTATTTAGAAAAAGTAACGCATGCAGCAAATGAACGCTTACGTATTTTATCAAATGGTCAATATTTCTTGAAATCTACTGGTCGTAAAGAGGGCAATGCGCAGAGTGGCTTAAGCATAGATGTGTATGATAGTAATACAGGACAAACACGTGATGTGAAGACATTGTCAGGCGGTGAAAAATTCAATGCTTCCCTATCCTTAGCACTTGGAATGGCGGATGTTATTCAAAGCGTACAGGGGAGTGTGCATATTGATACAATGTTTATCGATGAAGGCTTTGGTACGCTGGATGAGGAGGCATTACGCCGCGCAATTGATATATTAATCGACCTACAGCAAACGGGACGACTAATCGGCATTATTTCGCATGTTGCGGAGTTAAAAGCAGCAATGCCTGCGATTTTACATGTGAAAAAGCTAAAAGAAGGTCATAGTACAACTGAAATTATTGTGAAATAA
- a CDS encoding aminopeptidase, giving the protein MTFEEKLEQFAELAVKIGVNVQKGQYLLINTSTDTLDFTRIVVKKAYEAGAGRVHVNLTDASFERAYYENVTVEETANFPKWTVAQREELIERKGALLWIDAENPDLLAGIDVEKIGAQQKAAGAALVNYRKAVMNDDIAWSIIAVPSAKWAAKVFPNLPENEQVDALWDAIFKTVRIGEGNAVENWEAHIANLHARADQLNAKKYAKLHYIAPGTDLTIELPDKHLWKSGSSKTPAGTTFIANMPTEEVFTLPAKFGVNGYVSNTKPLVYKGNIIDEFKLTFEKGKIIGAEAKVGQDLLQQLIDSDDGARYLGEVALVPHESPISASNILYYNTLFDENASNHLAIGEAYPTCYEGGKELEKGQLEALGINTSITHEDFMIGSAEMDIDGILADGTTEPIFRKGNWAF; this is encoded by the coding sequence ATGACATTTGAAGAAAAATTAGAGCAATTTGCCGAGTTAGCTGTAAAAATTGGCGTCAATGTTCAAAAGGGACAATATTTATTAATCAACACGTCTACGGATACATTAGATTTTACACGTATTGTGGTGAAAAAAGCATATGAGGCTGGCGCGGGTCGTGTGCATGTCAACTTAACAGATGCTAGCTTTGAGCGTGCCTATTATGAAAATGTGACTGTCGAAGAAACAGCGAATTTCCCGAAATGGACGGTTGCGCAGCGTGAAGAGTTAATTGAGCGTAAAGGTGCGCTGCTTTGGATCGACGCAGAAAATCCAGATTTACTAGCAGGAATTGACGTTGAAAAAATTGGTGCACAGCAAAAAGCAGCGGGGGCAGCATTAGTCAACTACCGCAAAGCTGTGATGAACGATGATATCGCATGGTCAATCATCGCTGTGCCATCTGCAAAATGGGCAGCTAAGGTATTCCCAAACTTGCCTGAAAACGAGCAAGTCGATGCATTATGGGATGCGATTTTCAAAACGGTTCGCATCGGTGAAGGCAATGCTGTAGAAAACTGGGAGGCACATATTGCAAACCTACATGCACGTGCAGATCAGCTCAATGCGAAGAAATATGCAAAATTACATTATATTGCACCAGGCACAGATTTAACAATCGAATTACCTGATAAGCATTTATGGAAAAGTGGCAGCAGTAAAACGCCTGCTGGTACAACATTCATTGCCAATATGCCGACAGAGGAAGTCTTCACATTACCTGCGAAATTTGGCGTAAATGGCTATGTTTCGAATACGAAGCCGCTTGTTTATAAAGGCAATATTATTGATGAATTTAAGCTGACATTTGAAAAGGGAAAAATTATTGGTGCCGAGGCAAAAGTCGGCCAAGATTTACTGCAACAATTAATCGATTCCGATGATGGCGCTCGATATTTAGGGGAGGTTGCATTAGTACCACATGAATCCCCTATTTCAGCTTCCAATATTTTATATTACAATACATTATTCGATGAAAACGCCTCGAATCATTTAGCAATTGGCGAAGCATACCCAACGTGCTATGAGGGTGGTAAAGAGCTAGAAAAAGGTCAGTTAGAAGCGTTAGGGATTAATACGTCGATTACGCACGAAGACTTTATGATCGGTAGTGCAGAAATGGATATTGACGGCATTTTAGCAGATGGCACAACAGAACCAATCTTCCGCAAAGGAAACTGGGCCTTCTAA
- a CDS encoding polyphosphate kinase 2 family protein → MKKLKDLDLSLELDKKMYKKKLKMLQYEMLNAQQFLFNNKIGLIIAFEGMDAAGKGGAIKRLTERVDPRGLLVTPISAPQPHEKRYHYMHRFWRKLPQHGQIAIFDRSWYGRVLVERIEGFATEAEWSRAYDEINEFEKQLTNGDYIMIKFWIHIDEDEQLKRFNERAQDPYKAWKLTDEDWRNREKFSLYSEAADEMFAKTDKENAPWCLIPGNNKLYARVQVLKEVIAQIEKEATRRGLHITNVLQPHQLEEIEAAKLEEVATTEEVVVAAAQVKKKRKKKSK, encoded by the coding sequence ATGAAGAAATTAAAAGACTTAGATTTATCATTAGAACTAGACAAAAAAATGTACAAAAAGAAACTTAAAATGCTGCAATATGAGATGCTCAATGCACAGCAGTTTTTATTTAATAACAAAATTGGATTAATTATTGCATTTGAAGGAATGGATGCAGCAGGTAAAGGTGGCGCTATAAAGCGATTAACAGAACGTGTGGACCCACGTGGACTACTGGTAACACCGATTTCTGCACCACAGCCTCACGAAAAGCGCTATCATTATATGCACCGTTTTTGGAGAAAGCTTCCTCAGCATGGGCAAATCGCGATTTTTGACCGTTCGTGGTATGGACGTGTCTTGGTAGAACGAATCGAAGGTTTTGCTACAGAGGCTGAATGGAGCCGTGCTTATGATGAAATCAATGAATTCGAAAAACAATTAACGAATGGCGATTACATCATGATTAAATTTTGGATCCATATTGATGAAGACGAGCAATTAAAACGCTTTAATGAACGTGCACAAGATCCGTACAAAGCTTGGAAGCTAACAGATGAAGACTGGCGCAACCGTGAGAAATTCAGCTTATATAGTGAGGCAGCGGATGAAATGTTTGCGAAGACAGATAAAGAAAATGCACCCTGGTGTTTAATTCCGGGGAATAATAAGTTGTATGCGCGCGTACAAGTATTAAAAGAAGTAATTGCACAAATCGAAAAAGAAGCGACACGTCGGGGTTTACACATTACCAATGTATTACAACCGCATCAGCTAGAGGAAATCGAGGCAGCAAAGCTTGAAGAAGTAGCGACTACAGAAGAGGTTGTCGTAGCGGCAGCTCAAGTGAAAAAGAAAAGAAAGAAAAAATCAAAATAA
- the thiT gene encoding energy-coupled thiamine transporter ThiT, whose translation MDKKKLLMMVEIAIFGAIGIVLDQFSFTLWAQGGSISFVMVPIMLMAIRWGLPAGLATGLIIGVLQMMFGAYIVHWLQAILDYGLAFTVVGLVAVIRKPLLQAAKDLNKTKMGIYIVLGALLGGTLRFISHLLAGVIFFKEYAGDDNVWIYSIIYNASYMLPATILTALVAVLLFTTAPRLLQTFK comes from the coding sequence ATGGACAAGAAAAAATTATTAATGATGGTGGAAATCGCAATATTCGGCGCCATCGGGATTGTATTGGATCAATTTTCATTTACATTATGGGCACAAGGTGGTTCGATTAGCTTTGTGATGGTACCAATCATGTTAATGGCGATTCGTTGGGGATTACCTGCTGGACTGGCGACAGGCCTTATTATTGGCGTATTACAAATGATGTTTGGCGCATATATTGTGCACTGGTTACAGGCGATTTTAGATTATGGTCTAGCCTTTACAGTAGTCGGATTGGTCGCAGTAATTCGTAAACCATTACTACAGGCCGCAAAAGATTTAAATAAAACGAAAATGGGCATTTATATTGTGCTCGGCGCGTTATTAGGTGGGACATTACGCTTTATTTCGCATTTACTTGCAGGAGTAATCTTCTTTAAAGAATATGCTGGCGATGATAATGTGTGGATTTATTCGATTATTTACAATGCCTCATACATGTTACCAGCAACAATTCTGACGGCGTTAGTTGCTGTATTATTATTCACAACAGCACCAAGATTATTACAAACATTCAAATAA
- a CDS encoding exonuclease SbcCD subunit D, translating into MKIFHTADWHLGKLVQGVSMTEDQAYILQQFINEIKIEKPDVIIIAGDLYDRSVPPTEAIQLLNKTLKQILIDEKTPIVAIAGNHDSATRLNFGSDLMKASGLHLVGHLENDIEPVILEDEFGEVHFYLVPFAEPSTVRILFEDDSITTHEAAMAKIIEHIKGKLDPTKRNIIVGHAFITKDGMPELNTSDSERKLTIGGTECINSALFEPFCYTALGHLHQAHFVANETIQYSGSPLKYSESEVTHKKGFLMLELAQDGTVTVEKKLFVPKREMRIVKGVLDDILQHQKSDDYVFVKLEDDGYVKGASELVRTVYPNALHIERVAVFAQMDQQSATMNRVQMDDSELFELFYCEMTGKELTADIKEIYTSVLQQLLENEREKQEV; encoded by the coding sequence ATGAAAATCTTTCACACAGCAGATTGGCATTTAGGAAAGCTTGTACAAGGGGTATCGATGACAGAGGATCAAGCGTATATCCTACAGCAGTTCATCAATGAAATTAAAATTGAAAAACCAGATGTCATCATCATTGCAGGGGATTTATACGATCGTTCTGTTCCACCAACAGAGGCCATTCAGCTTCTAAATAAAACATTAAAGCAAATTTTAATTGACGAAAAAACACCGATTGTTGCCATTGCAGGGAATCATGATAGCGCAACACGTTTAAATTTTGGTAGTGATTTAATGAAGGCAAGTGGCTTACATTTGGTTGGACATCTTGAAAATGACATAGAGCCAGTGATTCTGGAGGATGAATTTGGCGAGGTGCATTTTTATTTAGTACCATTTGCAGAGCCATCCACAGTGCGCATTCTTTTTGAGGATGACTCCATTACAACGCATGAGGCAGCGATGGCTAAAATTATTGAACATATTAAAGGCAAGCTTGATCCGACAAAGCGCAATATTATAGTAGGACATGCCTTTATTACGAAGGATGGTATGCCCGAATTGAACACGAGTGATTCGGAGCGCAAACTAACGATTGGCGGTACAGAATGCATCAATTCCGCATTGTTTGAGCCATTTTGCTATACCGCGCTTGGTCATTTACACCAGGCCCATTTTGTTGCGAATGAAACGATTCAATATTCAGGATCCCCACTGAAATATTCAGAATCAGAAGTGACACATAAAAAAGGCTTTTTAATGCTCGAGCTCGCACAGGATGGCACGGTTACGGTAGAGAAAAAGTTATTCGTCCCGAAACGTGAAATGCGTATCGTAAAGGGTGTTTTAGATGATATTTTACAACATCAAAAAAGCGATGATTATGTATTTGTGAAGCTAGAAGATGATGGCTACGTGAAAGGGGCGTCAGAGCTTGTGCGTACGGTATACCCAAATGCCTTGCACATAGAGCGTGTAGCCGTTTTTGCCCAAATGGATCAGCAGTCTGCAACGATGAACCGTGTACAAATGGACGATTCAGAGCTGTTTGAACTGTTTTATTGTGAAATGACAGGTAAAGAGCTCACAGCAGACATCAAGGAAATTTATACGAGTGTACTGCAGCAATTACTTGAAAATGAACGAGAAAAGCAGGAGGTGTAA
- a CDS encoding SGNH/GDSL hydrolase family protein, translated as MRKCLFALLICLILPTQAMANEREVYIALGDSLAAGQTPHSQIDAGYTDFIAMQLQKKGKLAHFTKELTFPGYRVSDVKNTVQSERAERLLQDATVITISAGANDLLPLIAHNPQQGTVNFSQLQANFALNNVREEMAQLLQLVREKAPKADVYVMGYYFPYVSVHPEQLQGATAALQLLNTILAQVAEQAGMNFVDVYERFDENRANYLPNKGDVHPNQHGYLLMANAMLQSYSGDNSLQLQANHLPVPNPKSFEQMLEQRESFQSTARAAVHSNKTPIAIHV; from the coding sequence ATGCGTAAGTGCTTGTTCGCGCTATTAATTTGTTTAATATTACCAACACAGGCTATGGCCAATGAACGTGAAGTCTATATCGCACTCGGCGACTCATTAGCAGCCGGGCAAACACCCCATTCACAAATTGATGCGGGCTACACGGATTTTATTGCAATGCAGCTTCAAAAGAAAGGAAAGCTCGCTCATTTTACAAAGGAGCTGACTTTCCCTGGATATCGTGTAAGCGATGTGAAAAATACCGTTCAGTCTGAGCGAGCCGAGCGATTACTTCAAGATGCCACGGTCATTACGATTTCTGCGGGGGCTAATGATTTATTGCCATTAATCGCGCATAATCCGCAGCAAGGGACAGTAAATTTTTCGCAGCTTCAAGCAAATTTTGCGTTAAATAATGTGCGTGAGGAAATGGCGCAATTGCTACAGCTTGTGCGTGAAAAAGCGCCCAAAGCAGATGTGTATGTAATGGGCTATTATTTCCCTTATGTTAGTGTGCATCCAGAGCAGCTCCAAGGGGCAACTGCAGCGCTACAATTATTGAATACGATATTGGCGCAAGTGGCAGAGCAAGCGGGCATGAACTTTGTGGATGTATATGAACGCTTCGATGAAAATCGAGCGAATTATTTACCAAATAAGGGAGATGTACATCCCAATCAGCATGGCTATTTACTAATGGCTAATGCGATGCTACAAAGCTATAGTGGGGATAATTCGCTTCAATTACAAGCAAATCATTTACCAGTCCCAAATCCAAAAAGCTTTGAACAAATGCTTGAGCAGCGTGAGTCATTTCAAAGTACTGCAAGAGCAGCCGTTCATAGTAACAAAACACCCATTGCCATACATGTTTAA
- a CDS encoding GNAT family N-acetyltransferase, translating into MVQLTGQHCSLRTFTPSDARALAQLLADNKFFWSTYEPLHRDEFYTEEAQYKKILESLQLLQANREFSFGIFDHESQRLIGHISLYSIKRLPYSSCFIGYSMDERYIGRGIATEAVRILLAFGFKTLNLHRIEAYVAPQNLASVKVLEKAGFNREGLLRQLLFINGVWVDHYMYALLQDDYKKMN; encoded by the coding sequence ATGGTACAACTTACAGGTCAACACTGTTCGTTACGTACGTTTACGCCATCGGATGCAAGAGCATTAGCTCAACTGTTAGCAGACAATAAATTTTTTTGGTCTACTTATGAACCGTTGCATCGAGACGAGTTTTATACAGAAGAGGCACAATATAAAAAAATTTTAGAAAGTCTTCAGCTTCTCCAAGCAAATCGGGAATTTTCATTTGGGATTTTTGATCATGAGAGCCAACGACTAATTGGACATATTTCGTTATATTCAATCAAACGTTTACCGTACTCTAGCTGCTTTATAGGTTATTCAATGGATGAGCGTTATATCGGTCGTGGAATTGCAACTGAAGCGGTTCGTATATTGTTGGCATTTGGTTTCAAGACATTAAATCTTCATCGGATTGAAGCGTATGTAGCACCGCAAAATTTAGCATCGGTTAAGGTGTTAGAAAAAGCAGGCTTTAATCGCGAGGGATTACTTAGACAGTTACTATTCATTAATGGTGTGTGGGTTGATCATTATATGTATGCCCTTTTACAAGATGATTATAAAAAGATGAATTAA
- a CDS encoding DUF4870 domain-containing protein yields the protein MDQSKGLSALGYLSFYFAPFVLPLIIFFVAKEDAVKHHNKRAFISQLIPIVLGIIYFIFFIIFAFTDGIAYETNYFFEGWIFIGFIILAVLSFGIAIWNLVQAIKVLR from the coding sequence ATGGATCAATCAAAAGGATTAAGTGCACTTGGCTATTTAAGCTTTTATTTCGCACCATTCGTATTACCACTTATCATTTTCTTTGTAGCCAAAGAGGATGCTGTCAAACATCATAATAAACGCGCCTTCATCTCACAGTTAATTCCCATTGTTTTAGGCATTATTTACTTTATTTTCTTTATAATCTTTGCCTTTACAGACGGTATTGCTTACGAAACCAATTACTTTTTTGAAGGTTGGATTTTTATTGGTTTTATCATACTAGCTGTTCTTTCATTTGGAATTGCGATTTGGAATCTTGTACAAGCGATTAAAGTATTGCGCTAA
- a CDS encoding papain-like cysteine protease family protein: MKKTLTAVLFSAVLLGACSEEEAKNNAEAEVDTKASAETTVAVKTQTIEGEDYDEAGGADAYANAGDNADSRYYKAPDFYHLKSDDNLTIIENFQTMQQTTEWSCGPATALMVANHFGFEEMTEMDIATAMKAMTDLDVEGALPGSANNFHEYGSDVSQLHEFFSGLEGFEVVESSYRADFKETDLIQADSGATEANTGNLPETFLWNSLYASENSETTEAWVSDAKDSYFVKWLTTHLENERPIMVEWGDWGGHWQAIIGYDNNGTPGIGDDVLVFADPYDTSDHSQDGYYFYPLERWFGMWNDRNIAPKPYQLQPYIVVDYNK, translated from the coding sequence ATGAAAAAAACCCTTACAGCAGTTTTATTTTCTGCAGTTCTATTAGGAGCATGCTCTGAAGAAGAAGCAAAAAATAACGCGGAGGCAGAAGTAGATACAAAAGCGTCAGCCGAAACTACTGTGGCAGTTAAAACACAAACAATTGAAGGCGAAGATTATGATGAAGCAGGCGGTGCAGATGCATACGCAAACGCAGGCGACAACGCAGACTCTCGCTATTACAAAGCACCTGATTTTTATCATTTAAAATCAGATGACAATTTAACAATTATTGAAAACTTCCAAACGATGCAGCAAACAACTGAATGGTCATGTGGTCCAGCTACTGCATTAATGGTGGCAAATCATTTTGGTTTTGAAGAAATGACTGAAATGGACATCGCCACAGCAATGAAGGCAATGACAGATTTAGATGTTGAAGGAGCATTACCTGGCTCAGCAAACAACTTCCATGAATATGGTTCTGACGTTTCGCAATTACATGAATTCTTTTCAGGATTAGAAGGCTTTGAAGTTGTAGAATCTAGCTATCGTGCTGATTTTAAAGAAACGGATTTAATTCAAGCAGATTCTGGAGCTACCGAAGCAAATACCGGGAACTTACCAGAAACATTTTTATGGAATAGCTTATATGCTTCTGAAAATAGTGAAACAACGGAAGCTTGGGTAAGCGATGCAAAAGATAGCTATTTCGTAAAATGGTTAACGACTCATTTAGAAAATGAACGTCCTATTATGGTTGAATGGGGCGATTGGGGCGGACATTGGCAAGCTATTATCGGCTACGACAACAACGGTACACCTGGTATTGGTGATGATGTACTCGTTTTTGCAGATCCATATGACACTTCAGATCATTCACAAGATGGCTATTATTTCTATCCGTTAGAGCGTTGGTTTGGTATGTGGAATGACCGCAATATTGCACCTAAACCATATCAGTTACAGCCGTACATCGTTGTTGATTATAATAAATAA